The DNA sequence TCCCGGTTTCCGCGGGCTCCCGAGGTCATCATCATGTACACCGGGTTGAAGCCGTCCTTCGACCGCTCCAGGTGCTTCACCATGGCCTCCGCGACGTCGTTGTTCGCGTGGGTCCAGGTGTCGATGACCTTGTTGTAGCGCTCGCCGTTGGAGATATACCCGGCCGAATAGGCGCGTTGGAACCGCGTCACCTGCTCCTCGGCGTCCCGGAGGATCTCCTCTTTCTCCGGCGGAATCTCCAGGTCTTCGATTCCGACGCTGACGCCACCCATGGTGGCGTAGCGGAAGCCGAAGTCCTTGAGGTTGTCCAGGAACTCGGTGGTACGGAGCAGGCCGACCTCGTTGAAGCACTGGAAGATCAGATCTCCGAGCTCCTTCTTCCCGAACGTCACGTTCAGGAAGCCCAGGTCGTTCGGCACGATCGAGTTGAAGAGCACGCGCCCCACGGTCGTATGGACCCAGCGGCCCTCGCCGTCCTCCGTCTCCCAATCATCCCCGCCCACCCAGAAATAGCAGAGGTCGTGGAAGCCCACGGCATCAGTAGCCAGGGCCATCTCCACCTCACCGAAGGTCGAGAAGCGCGGAGCCGCAGCATAGAGCGTGTCCAGCTCTTCCTCGGCCTTGCTGCGCGCGGCCTTGGCGGCCCGGCGGTCTCCCGCCACCCGCTCAAGGTCCGCCATCTGCAGCGGTGGCTTGGTCAGGTAGTAGGAGCCGATGACCATGTCCTGCGTCGGCGCCGCCACCGGCCGGCCGTTCGACGGCAGCAGGATGTTGTTGGAGGAGAGCATCAGCACGCGCGCCTCCAACTGCGCCTCGAACGAAAGAGGCACATGCACCGCCATCTGGTCGCCGTCGAAATCGGCGTTGAAGGCCGAGCAGACCAGGGGGTGGATGCGAATGGCCTTCCCCTCGACCAGCACCGGCTCGAAGGCCTGGATGCCGAGACGGTGGAGCGTCGGTGCGCGGTTCAGGAGCACCGGGTGGTCCTTGATGATGTCCTCGAGGACCTCGTAGACCTTCGGATCGTCCCGCTCCACGATCTTCTTGGCGCGCTTGACCGTTTCGGCCTCGCCCCGCTTCTCCAGCTCATGGATGATGAACGGCTTGAAGAGCTCCACGGCCATGGCCTTGGGCAAGCCGCACTGATGCAGCTTCAGCTCGGGTCCCACCACGATCACCGAGCGGCCCGAGTAGTCCACGCGCTTGCCCAGCAGGTTCTGGCGGAAGCGCCCCTGCTTGCCCTTCAGCATATCGGACAGCGACTTGAGTGGCCGCTTGCCGCGCCCGCGAATGGCCTTGGAGCGGCGTCCGTTGTCGAACAGGGCGTCGACCGCCTCCTGCAACATGCGCTTCTCGTTGCGGAGAATGACCTCCGGCGCTCGCATGTCGATGAGCTTCTTCAACCGGTTGTTGCGGTTGATGACGCGACGGTACAGATCGTTCAGGTCCGACGTCGCGAAGCGACCCCCATCCAGCGGCACCAGCGGGCGCAGATCCGGCGGAATCACCGGCACCGCGTCCATGATCATCCACTCGGGCCGATTGCGGCTCTCGGGCGTATCCCCGGAGTGACGCAGGGCGTCGACCACCTTCAGGCGCTTCAGCTTCTTCTTCTTGCGATGCTGGGACGTCTCGGTGGCGATCTCATTTCGCAACCAATCGGCCAAGCGGTCGATGCCGCGTCCGTCCGAGTTGCGCTCCTGGATCTTCTTTTCCGGCGTGTCCAGAAGTTTCAGAAGCGTGCGAATGGCCTCCGCACCGATCTCGGCACGGAACTCGTCGTCGCCCTCTTCACGCGCCTTCACTCGGAGGTCGTAGTATTCGTCCTCGTCGAGGAGTTGCTGGAACTCGACGTCCTGCTTCCCGGGGTTGGTCACCACATACGACGCGTAGTAGATGACCTTCTCCAGGTCTCGGAGCGTCAAGCCGAGCAGGTAGCCGAGTTGGCTCGGCAGGGTCTTGAAGAACCAGATGTGCACCACGGGCACAGCCAGCTCGATGTGTCCCATGCGCTCGCGGCGAACCTTGGACAGCGTCACTTCCACTCCGCAGCGGTCACAGACGTGACCGCGGAAGCGAATGCGCTTGAATTTGCCGCAGTGGCACTCCCAGTCCTTCACCGGGCCGAAGATCCGCTCGCAGAACAGACCGTCGCGCTCGGGCTTGAACGACCGGTAGTTGATCGTTTCCGGCTTGGTGACCTCTCCGTACGACCAACCGCGGATCTCGTCGGGCGACGCGATCCGGATCTGGATGAAGTCGAAGTCGGAGCTACGCGTGTCTCGCGACCTTGGAAAGTCGATCATCAGGCTCAGTCCTCGTATGGATCCGGCCATCCCGTCGAGGGATGACTACTCTTCCTGTCCGAGCGTTACCGAGAGCCCCAGGGCCTGGAGCTCTTTGACCAGCACGTTGAAGGACTCCGGGATCCCCGGCTCGGGGAGGTTGTCGCCCTTCACGATGGCTTCGTACACCTTGGAGCGTCCCGTCACGTCGTCCGACTTGACCGTCAGGATCTCCTGCAGCGTGTGCGCGGCCCCATAGGCCTCGAGCGCCCACACCTCCATCTCTCCGAAGCGCTGCCCACCAAACTGGGCCTTCCCGGCCAGCGGCTGCTGCGTGACCAGGGAGTAGGGCCCGATGGAACGCGCGTGGATCTTGTCGTCCACCAGGTGGGACAGCTTCAGCATGTAGATGGCGCCCACCGTCACGGGGAAGTCGAAGCGGCGGCCGCTGCGACCGTCCCGCAACCAGATCTTCCCACCCGGCAGCACCTGGGCCTCTTCGAGCATCTCGGCAGCGGCCGCGTCCAACCCGGCAGCCTTCGCCTTCGCGGAGCGAAGCGCCGCGATGGCCGGGTACCGGTCTTCCAGCGACGCACCGCGGCGTGTAGCGAGCTCTTGCCCTGCGTGGATCAGATAGGCCTTCAGCGCCTCGACCAAGCGCCCCGCCCCCTTGGCCAGGTCGACCGAGTCGAGCAGGTCCAACGCATGGCCGATCCCCGGCCCGCCGCCGTTTCCATTTCCCTTGCCGTTCCCGGAACCCGCCTCCCGCCGCGACGGCAGTCCGGCGATGCCCTCGATCCAGCTGTGCAGGTCCTCGAGCGACACGGGCGGGCCGTCCCCGCTGATCTCCAGCGAAGCGTGCGCCCAGGCCAGCCCGGCCAACTTCAGAAGCGTGCCCACCTCATCCTCGGACGCACCCTGGAAGACAGGGGTCTTGGCACCGAAGCCCAGGACCTGCGCCGCCCAGCCCAGGTGGGTCTCGAGGATCTGTCCCACGTTCATGCGGGACGGCACGCCCAGTGGATTGAGCACGATCTCCACCGGACGTCCATCCGGCAGGAACGGCATATCCTCTTCGGGCGCGATGCGGGCAATGATGCCCTTGTTTCCGTGCCGGCCCGCCATCTTGTCCCCGACGGAGATCTTTCGCTTCTGGGCCAGGTAGACCTTCACGAGCTGGACCACGCCCGGCGGAAGCTCATCGGGCTGGAAGACTTTGTCGATCTGCTCCTCGGTCTTCTCGCGGATACGGTCGATGCGCCGCTGCGCTTCGTCCACCAGCAGTCGAATCCGCTCGTTGACCTCCTGATTCTTGACCTTGAGGGTCGTGAGGTCGATCTCCGTGAGATCCGCCTCGGCCAACTCGGCGCGGCTCAGCTTCACGCCCTCGTCGTAGAGGGGCTCCACGGTGCCCTTCTTGAGGCACAGTGCCACCGTCTGGCCGTCGAGCAGCTCCACCAACTCCTCGCCACGAGCTTCCGCGATGCGCTGGATCTCGTCGCGCTCCTGCTGCCGGAGCTCACCGATGCGCGCCCCGTGCTCCTTCTCGAGGAGAGGGTCGTCGATCCGGCGCGAGAAGATCTTCACGTCGATCACCGTCCCGGCCATGCCCGGAGGCACCCGCAGCGACGAGTCCTTCACATCTTTGGCCTTCTCACCGAAGATCGCCGTGAGGAGCTTCTCCTCCGGCGACAGCTCCGTCTCACCCTTGGGTGTGATCTTGCCCACAAGGATGTCGCCGGCCTTCACGCGCGCGCCGATCCGTACGATGCCGCGCTCGTCGAGGTCGACGAGGCTCTCCTCCGCGACATTGGGAATCTCGCGGGTGATCTCCTCCATGCCGCGCTTGGTGTCGCGAACGTGGAGCTCCAGTTCCTGGATGTGGATCGACGTGAAGACGTCCTCCTTGACCAGCTTCTCGCTGATCACGATCGCGTCTTCGTAGTTGTATCCGTACCAGGGCATGAAAGCGACCAGCACGTTACGGCCCAGTGCGATCTCTCCGCGATCCGTGGAGGGACCGTCGGCGATGATGTGGCCCGGGGCTACCTTCTGGCCTCGACGGACGAGCGGCCGCTGGTTGATGGCCGTGTCCTGGTTGGTGCGCCAGAACTTCTTCAGCCGATAGCGGTCGAACTGTGCCAGTCGCGCCAGCGGCGCGCCGGCTTCCTTGGCCTTCGCGTTCCCCGTGTCGACCACGATCTCGTCGGCCGTCACATGCACGATCTCACCGCCGCGCCGGGCCGTGATCACCGCGCCCGAATCCATCGCCACCTTGGTCTCCAACCCGGTGCCGACCAGCGGCGCATCCGGGTAGAGGAGTGGCACGGCCTGCCGCTGCATGTTGGAGCCCATGAGCGCGCGGTTGGCGTCGTCGTGCTCGAGGAAGGGAATCAGCGCCGCGGCCACCGACACCATCTGGTCGGGAGCGACGTCCATGTAGTCGATGGCTTCCGGCTTCAACAGAGGGAAGTCGCCGCGCTCTCTGCACAAGACGAATTCGTTCCGGAACGAGCCGTCCTCGTTCAGAGGCGCGTTGGCCTGGGCAATGCGCGCCTCTTCCTCTTCGTTGGCCGACAGCCACTCGATCTGATCGGTGACTCTACCGTCGACCACCTTGCGGTAGGGCGTCTCCACGAACCCGAGCTCGTTGATGCGCGAGAACGTGGTCAGCGAGGTGATCAGCCCGATGTTGGGACCTTCCGGCGTCTCGATCGGGCACATGCGCCCGTAGTGCGAGTAGTGCACGTCGCGCACCTCGAAGCCGGCACGCTCGCGGGTCAGTCCTCCCGGGCCCAGTGCAGAAAGCCGGCGCTTGTGCGTCAACTCTGCCAGCGGATTCGTCTGATCCATGAACTGGCTGAGCTGCGAAGAGCCGAAGAAGGCCTGCACGACCGCGGAAACGGTGCGCGCGTTGACCAGGTCGTCGATGTTGATCTTCTCGGGATCGGTGTTGATCGACATGCGCTCCTTCACCAGGCGCGCCATGCGCGACAGACCCACTGAGAGCTGGTTGGCGATGAGCTCGCCCACCGTCCGCACGCGACGGTTGCCCAGGTGGTCGATGTCGTCCGTGAAGCCCCGACCCTCGGTCAGTTCGATCAGATAGCGCAGAATCGCTGCGAAGTCGTCCCGGGTGAGCACGGTGGTGGCGGCCGGCGCGCTCACGCCCAGCCGCTGGTTGATCTTGTACCGGCCGACTCGTCCGAGGTCGTAGCGCTTCGGGTTGAAGAACACCCGCTCCAACGCGATGCGCGCGGTCTCGACGTTCGGGGCCTCCCCCGGGCGAAGCAGCGAGTAGATCGCGTAGAGCGCCTCCTCCTCGCTGCTAGTGGGGTCCTTGCGGATCGTGTTTCGCACGATCGGACTCTCGCCGCGGGCACCGCCTTGGGCGCTCGAATAGATCTCGACCTTGGCGATGCCCGCCCGGAGCAGCCGGCCCGCCAGGGTGTCGTCGATCTCGTCGGAGATCTCAGCCAGCAGCTCGCCGGTCTCGGGATCCGCCACCTCCGCCGCGAGCACGCTGCCGATCAGTCGCTTGGAATCCGCTTCGTCCGCGATGGCTACCGTCTCGGTGGTGAAGAAGAGGCGGTAGATACTGTCGTTGTTCCCGTAGCCGAAGGCCCGCAACAAGGCCGTAGCCGGGAACTTCTTCTTCTTGTCGATATGGACGTAGCAGATGTCGTTGATGTCGATGGTGAACTCGACCCACGACCCCCGGAACGGGATGATTCTGGCGCTGAACAGCTTCGAGCCGTTCGGATGCACGCTCTCCTCGAAAACCACACCGGGAGAACGGTGCAACTGACTCACCACGACTCGCTCGGCACCGTTGATGATGAACGTGCCAAGCTCGGTCAGCAGGGGTAGATCACCGAGGTAGACCTCCTTCTCGATGATGTCCCGCGGCCGCCGTTCGCCGTCCTCGAGGTCTTCCCAGACGATCAAACGCAGGGTGGCCTTGAGCGGCGCAGCGAACGTCATGTCGCGCTCGATGCACTCCTCCACCGAGTACTTCGGCTCACCCAGTGAGGCCGTGACGTACTCGAGCGTGAAGTTCTCGTTCACGTCGGAGATCGGGAAGATCTCCCCGAACACGCGGTCCAGGCCAAAGTCCCATTGCAGCTCGGACTCCGGGGTGGGCTGAGCCAACTTTTCGAAGGACTCGACCTGCACGTCCAGGAGATTTGGCATCTCCATGATGGACGGCAGCTTCGCGAAGCTCAGGGTCGGACGAGACTCAATGCGGGTACCCAACGGGAACCTCCCCTTGGACCCATGTGCTCGCAGCACGGGTCCGGTGCACGTTCAAGTCTTGCAAGCACGGACGCCCCCGACACCACGAATGGGTGCCGGGGACCCCCAGCTGGCAGCCTGCGTTCTTGGAAATAGGCAGCGGTGTCGTCCTGGTCCTACTTCAGGGTGACGCCGGCGCCCACTTCCTCGAGCTTGGCCTTGAGGGCTTCGGCGTCCGCCTTCGACACCGACTCCTTCACGGTCGAGGGTGCGCCCTCAACCAGGTCCTTGGCCTCCTTCAGGCCCAGGCCGGTGATCTCGCGGATCACCTTGATGACCTGGATCTTCTTGTCGCCGACGGACTGGAGAACGACCTCGAACTCGTCCTTCTCCTCCTCGGCGGCCGCGGCAGGCGCAGCGCCACCGGGCATCGCGGCCACCGGGGCGGCGACGGCGGTGACGTTGAACTTCTCCTTGAACGCCTCGACGAAGTCGGCGAGCTCGAGGACCGTCATGTTCCCGATCGTGTCGAGCAACTCCTGATGCGTAGCCATGGGTACTGCTTCCTCCTTGTGCGGATCCGGCTCGAAAGGCCGGGAACTCGGCGAACAGCGCTCCGGTGATCGTTGGAGACAAAGCCGCGAAAGCGGCCCGTCCCTACTCCTTGATCTGCTTCAGGGCTTCCAACAGCCCCGCCATCTCTCGGGTCAATGCCTCCAGCACTCCCACGAATGCCGACAGGGGCGCCTGGAAAGCACCCGCCAACTCGGCCAACAGCTGCTCTCGGGACGGCAGGGTCGCGATCCTCTTGATCGCAGCCGCATCCACCAGAGAGCCTTCCACGACACCGACCTTGAAGACCGGCCGTTCGTCATGGGTTTTCGCGAACTCTGTCAGCGCCCGGGCGGGTTCCACCGCATCGGTGGGGCTGATCACCACGCCCGTGGGCCCTTTCAGGTGCTCCGTCAGTCCCGGCACGTCGAGCTCCGCCAGAGCGCGCTGCGCCAGGCGGTTCTTGACGACCACGAACTGGGCACCGGTCGCCCGCAACTGACGGCGCAACTCGGTCATGGACGCCACATCGAGCCCGCTGAAATCCGTCAGGTAGAGCACCGTCGTAGGATCGATGCGCCCTTGGAGGTCAGAGACGAACTGTTCCTTCACCGAGCGCTTCATCAGCCGGCCCTCCCGAACGAGTTCGGGTCGATCGCGATGCCCGGCCCCATGGTGCTGGAGACCGTGACGCTACGTACGTACGTGCCCTTGGCCGACGACGGCTTGGCCCGAAGAATCGAATCCATGAACGCCCGCAGGTTCTCCTGTAGCTGATCCCTGCTGAACGATACGCGGCCGATGGGAGCGTGGACGTTCCCGGTCTTGTCGACCCGGAACTCGATCTTACCGGCCTTGATCTCGTTGACCGCCTTGGCCACGTCCAAGGTCACCGTCCCCGCCTTGGGGGAAGGCATGAGGCCACGGGGGCCCAGGATCTTCCCGAGCTGCCCCACCTGCCCCATCAGGTCGGGCGTGGCCACAGCAACGTCGAAATCGAGCCAGCCATCCTTGATCTTCTGGACGTATTCGGTGCCCGCATAGTCGGCCCCCGCTTGCTCCGCCTCCTTGAGCTTCTCGCCCTGGGCGATCACGAGCACACGGACCGACTTCCCGGTCCCGTTCGGAAGGACGACGGTGCCACGCACGACCTGATCGGCCTTACGAGGATCGACCCCGAGGCGGGTGGCGACCTCGACGGTCTCGTCGAACTTCGCAAAGGAGAGGGATTTCAGCAGATCGAGCGCGTCACTCGCGTCGAACCGCTGGCCGGCGGGCACGCGCCTGCGCGCCTCGGCGTACTTCTTTCCGCGTTTCGGCATGTTGTCGTGAGCCGTCCATTGGCCCTCCCACCCCTGGCGGCTCGCAGGTGGTGGTTCATCGGGCACGTCTCGGGGGCCCCAGCCCCCGGGATCAGACTTCGACCTCCAACCCCATGGAGCGCGCCGTGCCCGCGATCATCCGCATGGCAGCTTCGACATCGTTGGCGTTCAGGTCGGGCATCTTGAGCTCGGCAATCTCGCGGAGCTGGGCCTGCGTCACCTTTCCCACCTTGTCCCGGTTCGGGACACCGGCGCCCTTGGGGATGCCGGCCGCCTTCTTCAGCAGCACGGCCGCTGGAGGCGTCTTGGTGATGAAGGTGAACGAACGGTCCGCATACACGGTGATCACCACCGGGATGATCATCCCGGGCTGACCCTGCGTCCGCGCGTTGAACTGCTTGCAGAACTCCATGATGTTGACGCCGTGCTGGCCGAGCGCCGGCCCCACCGGGGGCGCCGGGTTCGCGGCACCCGCGGGCACCTGGAGCTTGATGTATCCTGTGATCTTCTTCGCCATGATGCGTCAGCCCCTAGTAGCCCCGAAGCTGGGTATAGTCCAACTCCACCGAGGTGGGGCGTCCGAAAAGCGACACCTCCACCTTCACTTTGCCTTTGTCGTGGAAGACCTGCTGGACGGTCCCCGAGAAGTCGGTGAACGGTCCCTGCGTGATCTCGACCACCTGGCCCGCGTGGAACGGGATCTCCTCCCGCTCCTCGTCCTCCTCGGACTTGATTCCGAGGATCTTGTTCATCTCCTCGTCGCGCAGCGCCTGGGGCTCACGCCCCGACCCGACGAACTTGATCACACCCTGGATGTTGTTGATCAGGTGTTGCGTCTGCTCGTTGAGCAGCATCTGCACGAGGACGTATCCGGGATAGAGACGCCGGGTCACCGTCACTCGCTTCCCGTTCTTGATCTCGACCACGTCCTGCGTGGGAACGAGCACATCGAAGATGTCGCTCCCTCCCAGGTCGGCCTCGTCGCTCGCCTTCCGGAGAATGAGCTTCTGCACCTTGTTCTCATGACCCGAATAGGTCTGCACCGCGTACCAGCGGGAATCGGGGCTCGGTTCGGTCATGAACCCCGCCTCAGGCCGCGCCGAAGATGCTCAGGATCATGTTGATGCCGCCTCGGGCCACCAGATCCATCACCCAGATCACGGCCGAGACCAGCACCACGAACAGAATGATCACCCAGGTCGCGTTGCGGGTCTGAGGCCAGTCGGGCCACGTGACCTTGTGCAACTCGGCCCAGCAGTCCTCCACGAAGGACCGGGTGTTCTGGACGAGCGAACGACTTCCCTGTTCGGCAGCCATGGTGTCGGCGATGCTCCCAGCCTACTTCGTTTCTTTGTGCACGCGGTGCGTCCGGCACCGAGGGCAGTACTTCTTGTGCTCGACGCGCTCGGAGTGCAGCCGCTTGTTCTTGGTGGCGGTGTAGTTCCGCTCCTGACACTCGGTGCAGGCGAGCGTGATGCGGTCGCGCGGCATCGTGGTTCCTCCCGGGTGCTACTCGATGATCTCGGTGACGACGCCGGCGCCGACGGTGCGGCCGCCCTCGCGGATCGCGAAGCGCAGCTCCGTGTCCATGGCGATCGGCGTGATCAGCTCGATCTCCATCTGCACGTTGTCCCCCGGCATCACCATCTCCACTCCGCCCGGCAACTGCACCGACCCCGTCACGTCCGTCGTCCGGAAGTAGAACTGCGGCCGGTACCCGTTGAAGAACGGCGTGTGGCGTCCCCCCTCTTCCTTCGTCAGGACGTACACCTCCGCCTTGAACTTCGTATGCGGCGTGATCGACCCCGGCTTCGCCAACACCTGCCCGCGCTCGATCTCGTCCTTCCCCACGCCCCGCAGCAGCAGGCCCGCGTTGTCTCCCGCTCGGCCCTCTTCCAGCAGCTTCCGGAACATCTCCACCCCGGTCACCACCGTCTTCTTGTCCGAGCCCATCCCCACCAGCGACACCTCGTCGCCCACCTTCACGATCCCACGCTCGATCCGTCCCGTCGCTACCGTCCCCCGCCCCGTGATCGAGAACACGTCCTCCACAGGCATCAGGAACGGCCGGTCGATGTCCCGCTCCGGCTCCGGGATGTAGCTGTCGATCGCGTCCATCAGCTCCTGGATGCACTCCGCGTCCG is a window from the Gemmatimonadota bacterium genome containing:
- the tuf gene encoding elongation factor Tu; this translates as MGKEKFERTKPHVNVGTIGHVDHGKTTLTAAITVTQAKKHGGNAVAFDQIDKAPEERERGITIATAHVEYETANRHYAHVDCPGHADYVKNMITGAAQMDGAILVVSAADGPMPQTREHILLARQVNVPYIVVFLNKVDMVDDPELLELVELEVRELLSEYDFPGDDIPVVKGSALKALEAAGEGPDAECIQELMDAIDSYIPEPERDIDRPFLMPVEDVFSITGRGTVATGRIERGIVKVGDEVSLVGMGSDKKTVVTGVEMFRKLLEEGRAGDNAGLLLRGVGKDEIERGQVLAKPGSITPHTKFKAEVYVLTKEEGGRHTPFFNGYRPQFYFRTTDVTGSVQLPGGVEMVMPGDNVQMEIELITPIAMDTELRFAIREGGRTVGAGVVTEIIE
- the nusG gene encoding transcription termination/antitermination protein NusG — protein: MTEPSPDSRWYAVQTYSGHENKVQKLILRKASDEADLGGSDIFDVLVPTQDVVEIKNGKRVTVTRRLYPGYVLVQMLLNEQTQHLINNIQGVIKFVGSGREPQALRDEEMNKILGIKSEEDEEREEIPFHAGQVVEITQGPFTDFSGTVQQVFHDKGKVKVEVSLFGRPTSVELDYTQLRGY
- the secE gene encoding preprotein translocase subunit SecE, yielding MAAEQGSRSLVQNTRSFVEDCWAELHKVTWPDWPQTRNATWVIILFVVLVSAVIWVMDLVARGGINMILSIFGAA
- the rplK gene encoding 50S ribosomal protein L11 codes for the protein MAKKITGYIKLQVPAGAANPAPPVGPALGQHGVNIMEFCKQFNARTQGQPGMIIPVVITVYADRSFTFITKTPPAAVLLKKAAGIPKGAGVPNRDKVGKVTQAQLREIAELKMPDLNANDVEAAMRMIAGTARSMGLEVEV
- the rpmG gene encoding 50S ribosomal protein L33; this translates as MPRDRITLACTECQERNYTATKNKRLHSERVEHKKYCPRCRTHRVHKETK
- the rplJ gene encoding 50S ribosomal protein L10 — its product is MKRSVKEQFVSDLQGRIDPTTVLYLTDFSGLDVASMTELRRQLRATGAQFVVVKNRLAQRALAELDVPGLTEHLKGPTGVVISPTDAVEPARALTEFAKTHDERPVFKVGVVEGSLVDAAAIKRIATLPSREQLLAELAGAFQAPLSAFVGVLEALTREMAGLLEALKQIKE
- the rpoC gene encoding DNA-directed RNA polymerase subunit beta'; the protein is MIDFPRSRDTRSSDFDFIQIRIASPDEIRGWSYGEVTKPETINYRSFKPERDGLFCERIFGPVKDWECHCGKFKRIRFRGHVCDRCGVEVTLSKVRRERMGHIELAVPVVHIWFFKTLPSQLGYLLGLTLRDLEKVIYYASYVVTNPGKQDVEFQQLLDEDEYYDLRVKAREEGDDEFRAEIGAEAIRTLLKLLDTPEKKIQERNSDGRGIDRLADWLRNEIATETSQHRKKKKLKRLKVVDALRHSGDTPESRNRPEWMIMDAVPVIPPDLRPLVPLDGGRFATSDLNDLYRRVINRNNRLKKLIDMRAPEVILRNEKRMLQEAVDALFDNGRRSKAIRGRGKRPLKSLSDMLKGKQGRFRQNLLGKRVDYSGRSVIVVGPELKLHQCGLPKAMAVELFKPFIIHELEKRGEAETVKRAKKIVERDDPKVYEVLEDIIKDHPVLLNRAPTLHRLGIQAFEPVLVEGKAIRIHPLVCSAFNADFDGDQMAVHVPLSFEAQLEARVLMLSSNNILLPSNGRPVAAPTQDMVIGSYYLTKPPLQMADLERVAGDRRAAKAARSKAEEELDTLYAAAPRFSTFGEVEMALATDAVGFHDLCYFWVGGDDWETEDGEGRWVHTTVGRVLFNSIVPNDLGFLNVTFGKKELGDLIFQCFNEVGLLRTTEFLDNLKDFGFRYATMGGVSVGIEDLEIPPEKEEILRDAEEQVTRFQRAYSAGYISNGERYNKVIDTWTHANNDVAEAMVKHLERSKDGFNPVYMMMTSGARGNRDQMRQLAGMRGLMAKPQKKLTGGIGEIIESPIKSNFREGLTVVEYFISTHGARKGLADTALKTADAGYLTRRLVDVAQDVTVATEDCGTILGLEMAALKEGEDIIEPLADRIVGNVALEDVYDPIDGELLVRAGDLIDDEVAEAIDEAGIQTVRIRSVLTCESKRGVCQKCYGRNLATMKMVDIGEAVGILAAQSIGEPGTQLTLRTFHIGGTAARIAAQTQRRSKIEGIVALDRVTTVETPDDERVVTSREGQIVLKTKEGQIRSRLAVPYGATLAVEEGQAINGGDLLFSWDPYSEPIVADTAGQVRFVDIIDEQTMREELDESTGRRQLVIIEDRNKSLHPMIQIWSTGKSSEKLREFIIPVGANLTVRDGDTVSPGDTVAKISREVYKTRDITGGLPRVAELFEARRPKDPAVITEIDGSVSFGDIKRGKREVVVTPESSESRTYEVPVGKHLRVHEGDQVRAGDRISEGPINPHDILRIKGARAVQEYLLNEIQEVYRLQGVKINDKHIGVIVRQMLQKVRVMDPGDTMLLEGDHVDRVEFREINQKALLEGQKPARSEPLLLGITKASLTTESFISAASFQETTRVLTDAAVRGARDELSGLKENIIIGHLIPAGTGVHRYNEVEFMVEQSYYDEEILPLAQPEEFSLGLAGDDGSFEELGAE
- the rplL gene encoding 50S ribosomal protein L7/L12 codes for the protein MATHQELLDTIGNMTVLELADFVEAFKEKFNVTAVAAPVAAMPGGAAPAAAAEEEKDEFEVVLQSVGDKKIQVIKVIREITGLGLKEAKDLVEGAPSTVKESVSKADAEALKAKLEEVGAGVTLK
- the rplA gene encoding 50S ribosomal protein L1; amino-acid sequence: MPKRGKKYAEARRRVPAGQRFDASDALDLLKSLSFAKFDETVEVATRLGVDPRKADQVVRGTVVLPNGTGKSVRVLVIAQGEKLKEAEQAGADYAGTEYVQKIKDGWLDFDVAVATPDLMGQVGQLGKILGPRGLMPSPKAGTVTLDVAKAVNEIKAGKIEFRVDKTGNVHAPIGRVSFSRDQLQENLRAFMDSILRAKPSSAKGTYVRSVTVSSTMGPGIAIDPNSFGRAG
- the rpoB gene encoding DNA-directed RNA polymerase subunit beta → MGTRIESRPTLSFAKLPSIMEMPNLLDVQVESFEKLAQPTPESELQWDFGLDRVFGEIFPISDVNENFTLEYVTASLGEPKYSVEECIERDMTFAAPLKATLRLIVWEDLEDGERRPRDIIEKEVYLGDLPLLTELGTFIINGAERVVVSQLHRSPGVVFEESVHPNGSKLFSARIIPFRGSWVEFTIDINDICYVHIDKKKKFPATALLRAFGYGNNDSIYRLFFTTETVAIADEADSKRLIGSVLAAEVADPETGELLAEISDEIDDTLAGRLLRAGIAKVEIYSSAQGGARGESPIVRNTIRKDPTSSEEEALYAIYSLLRPGEAPNVETARIALERVFFNPKRYDLGRVGRYKINQRLGVSAPAATTVLTRDDFAAILRYLIELTEGRGFTDDIDHLGNRRVRTVGELIANQLSVGLSRMARLVKERMSINTDPEKINIDDLVNARTVSAVVQAFFGSSQLSQFMDQTNPLAELTHKRRLSALGPGGLTRERAGFEVRDVHYSHYGRMCPIETPEGPNIGLITSLTTFSRINELGFVETPYRKVVDGRVTDQIEWLSANEEEEARIAQANAPLNEDGSFRNEFVLCRERGDFPLLKPEAIDYMDVAPDQMVSVAAALIPFLEHDDANRALMGSNMQRQAVPLLYPDAPLVGTGLETKVAMDSGAVITARRGGEIVHVTADEIVVDTGNAKAKEAGAPLARLAQFDRYRLKKFWRTNQDTAINQRPLVRRGQKVAPGHIIADGPSTDRGEIALGRNVLVAFMPWYGYNYEDAIVISEKLVKEDVFTSIHIQELELHVRDTKRGMEEITREIPNVAEESLVDLDERGIVRIGARVKAGDILVGKITPKGETELSPEEKLLTAIFGEKAKDVKDSSLRVPPGMAGTVIDVKIFSRRIDDPLLEKEHGARIGELRQQERDEIQRIAEARGEELVELLDGQTVALCLKKGTVEPLYDEGVKLSRAELAEADLTEIDLTTLKVKNQEVNERIRLLVDEAQRRIDRIREKTEEQIDKVFQPDELPPGVVQLVKVYLAQKRKISVGDKMAGRHGNKGIIARIAPEEDMPFLPDGRPVEIVLNPLGVPSRMNVGQILETHLGWAAQVLGFGAKTPVFQGASEDEVGTLLKLAGLAWAHASLEISGDGPPVSLEDLHSWIEGIAGLPSRREAGSGNGKGNGNGGGPGIGHALDLLDSVDLAKGAGRLVEALKAYLIHAGQELATRRGASLEDRYPAIAALRSAKAKAAGLDAAAAEMLEEAQVLPGGKIWLRDGRSGRRFDFPVTVGAIYMLKLSHLVDDKIHARSIGPYSLVTQQPLAGKAQFGGQRFGEMEVWALEAYGAAHTLQEILTVKSDDVTGRSKVYEAIVKGDNLPEPGIPESFNVLVKELQALGLSVTLGQEE